The nucleotide window TTCATATGAGATGTCACTTGGATTTCTGCAAGTTATTTTATAacataaatgaaattatttttttatgttaggtTGATCATCATGATCCGGAGAATATATCTCTTTTGAGATTCAATGCTTTGTGGGAGTCCAATTACAGGCATGATTCATTGCTGGTGTTTTCAACTGGAAGATCTCCAACTCTTTACAAGGAGTTGAGGAAAGAGAAGCCAATGTTGACTCCAGATATCACTATTATGTCAGTGGGTACTGAGATTACTTATGGTAAATCCATGGTGCCTGATCATGGTTGGGTTGATGTTCTGAATCTGAAATGGGATAGGAATGTAGTTATTGAAGAGGCTAGCAAGTTTTCTGAGCTTAAACCTCAGGTATTTGTTTTGCCCTGGATTTGCACTACTTCTTTAAGCTATTTGAATTTGTTAGTGAAGGGTAGAATCTACTAGTGACCCTTTGTCTATACTCATGCTGGAATGTTGTTGTGGACGACCACTGTGAGTGATTTATTCATGTAGCTGACCTCCATTTTTCGGGTTTAAGGCTTTAGCATGAAGTTGCAATGTTTCTTCTAAACAAGTATATTTGcatatttatttactttttcgGTCAACAAAAGGATGCAAGTTGCTTTGGAGGGCAGAACCTAACATTTGTTGCAAGATTTACGTGACGGAGGAAGTTTTGTCCATGGAAGTTGTGGACATAGAGTTGCTCGGATGGATTAATCTAGCTAAATTAGATAGATTAATCTATCTTCACAAATTTTCACCCTGATGGTtatatgatttacatttttggGTATCTAAGCTTCTGAGTCGATGCAGTCTGAGACAGAGCAACGGGCACACAAAATTAGCTTTTATGTTGATAAAGAGAAAGCACAACAAGTGATGAAGGTTCTTTCTGAGACATTGGAAAACCGTGGGGTAATAGCTCTTACTTTTAACTTAAATGTAGTTTGGTTTCTATTTTTCCAGGGCTGGATAATATGATGCAGCTTAGTTTCATTTTTGGAATTTGAGGGTAACTTGTTTCCAAAATTTGTGGCTTTTTACTATTCTTCAGTTGGATGTGAAGATTATTTACAGTGGAGGAATTGATTTGGATGTATTGCCACAAGGTGCTGGTAAAGGACAAGCCCTTGCATATTTGCTTAAGAAGTTCAAGTCTGAAGGAAAACCACCCACCAATACCCTTGTGTGCGGTGATTCAGGAAATGATGCTGAGCTCTTCAGTATTCCAGAAGTTCATGGAGTCATGGTTGGTTGAATGAGTACTTTCCTTCATGTAATCATATTTTCCGAAGGCAGGTGTGGTGATTTGATCTGTAGTAAATGTACGCAGGTCAGCAATGCTCAAGAAGAATTGCTGCAATGGCACGCACAAAATGCAAAAGGTAACCCCAAGATTATCCATGCAACTGAAAGATGTGCTGCTGGTATAATACAGGCAATTAATCACTTCAGCCTTGGTCCAAGTATCTCTCCGAGGGACGCCATGGATTTCACAGAATGTCAGCTAGAGAATGTGAACCCTGGTCATGAAATCGTCAAATTTTACTTGTTCTATGAGAGATGGAGACGTGGTGAAGTGGAAAACTCTGAGTCATACTATGCAAGCCTCAAATCAGTGTGTGTATGTTATAACTCAcctttcccttcctttctttAATTATCTGTGGTTGATTGCTATGTTTAATTGCAAGTCTGTCTATCTGTTTCTTATGCTTTTGTTACAGAATCTAAGCGACCTTTTTGTCTTGTCTTTTCCGGTGTTTGTTTCTGAGACAACTTGGTAATGCCACATTTGTACTCCTTTTCTTATGCCACTATTCCACTCTCATGGGACAACTGTGCCTTCTATAACGatttacaaaatttaatatCACACTTTTCACTTATTGTGATCCTTCTCTAATGACATATTCTACTTTTATTCTATGCAAAGTCAGAGTTTATTAAGAATCTGTTACTGTGAAACACAAATATAGAGCTTATGGTTATCAGCTTATTGCCTTGGCGGGCAATGGTCATGCACTTTTTTGCCTTTGACATACAGATTAAAGTTGATTAATCTACATTTACATGTACAGACTTAATAAAATGTTTGAGTATCCTGGGAATTATTTTACAACTGTTAAATGCTATATTATGGTGAATGATAAGATATACACTTAAAGGGGACAATGATCTTGAGAGTGGATTTAGTTAAGAATTCTTTTTACTTGGGTGGAATTTTATGAGGTAGTCTGGATTCGGTATTTTTCAAGAAAGTAGAGTACAGCTGTAGAAGAAGTGTCATTGTTTAACAATGTTgaacaatatttatattatgaGGCAAAAAAGGTTTTGTGATGGATATGTTTTTAAGAAGACCATGGTGTGGGCAGAATGATCCAGTTATATCATTAGACCATTTATTATAGCTTATATACATGTAAATCACATCATTTTTGTGTTTTACAGTGATGTTCTTGATAGGTTCCCATTTTACATTTTCTAATATTTGCTATAAAGATGGATACCATGAATGCTTACCGTGCTAAGTTACATATCTGCATATCCTTTCAGTTGGAGGATATGCATTTGGTGCCTTCTGTAAAAGTTGGAACTTGGAAGCTTTTTTTCCACTTTAATGATTGTGAGACTTTTTTTCATCAACTTATGATATACTTTCACCTTCTCTAATATAGTTGCCACTGTCTTCTACTTCCATCTGTCTTATGCGGTAATCTTTCAAGCATGTTCTATTGAGTAGTTCTTTTATGTGAAGAGCCACTTGTAATAATAGAAATGATTGGATTGTGTCTTAGTACGAGAGTGGAGAGTATTCATATTTTGGATAATATTAATTCTTCCAATTCTTTTATCTTACTTCTCAATTCCACCTTTGTAGCATCCTTCAGGGGTTTTTATCCATCCTTCTGGCGAGGAGCTCTCTCTTCATGAAAGTATAGATAAACTCAAAAAATGCTATGGAGATCGTCATGGGACAAAGTACCGGGTATGGGTTGATCGCCTGTTGCCAACCAGAATAAGTGTTGACG belongs to Amaranthus tricolor cultivar Red isolate AtriRed21 chromosome 17, ASM2621246v1, whole genome shotgun sequence and includes:
- the LOC130804474 gene encoding probable sucrose-phosphatase 2, yielding MDRLSSPARLMIVSDLDHTMVDHHDPENISLLRFNALWESNYRHDSLLVFSTGRSPTLYKELRKEKPMLTPDITIMSVGTEITYGKSMVPDHGWVDVLNLKWDRNVVIEEASKFSELKPQSETEQRAHKISFYVDKEKAQQVMKVLSETLENRGLDVKIIYSGGIDLDVLPQGAGKGQALAYLLKKFKSEGKPPTNTLVCGDSGNDAELFSIPEVHGVMVSNAQEELLQWHAQNAKGNPKIIHATERCAAGIIQAINHFSLGPSISPRDAMDFTECQLENVNPGHEIVKFYLFYERWRRGEVENSESYYASLKSVCHPSGVFIHPSGEELSLHESIDKLKKCYGDRHGTKYRVWVDRLLPTRISVDAWLVRFDKWESSGEECQCCIVTTLLRSKAANSLADLLWEHVHQTWLDGYAAKDNNSWML